A genomic window from Silene latifolia isolate original U9 population chromosome Y, ASM4854445v1, whole genome shotgun sequence includes:
- the LOC141629197 gene encoding uncharacterized protein LOC141629197, translating to MRKDAMEFAKRCDACQRHAHVSHQPAEPLHQVISPWPFMKWWMDIVGPLPRAPGNKVYMLAMTDYFSKWIEAESFSQKSTPRNPQSNGQAKSSNKIIIENFKKKLEEIGGKWAEELPLVLWADRTTSKVATGQTPFSLVFGAEAVIPSEVRVPTHRYGCITEDRNQVEMASSLDTIDELRTSAQIKMASYRQTVAKSYNKNVKVRTLQVGDLVLRKVFQNTKNQQAGKFAYNWEGPYQVESTVGNGAYRLMTMEGQMVPDPGISPT from the exons atgcgcaaagatgccATGGAATTCGCAAAAAGATGCGACGCTTGCCAGAGGCACGCCCATGttagccaccagccagcagagcctctgCACCAGGTTATCTCACCATGGCCTTTCATGAAGTGGTGGATGGATATCGTGGGACCATTACCCAGAGCACCAGGAAACAAAGTCTACATGCTCGCCATGACggattacttttccaaatggatagaagcagaatcaTTCTCCCAG AAATCTACTCCCAGGAACCCCCAATCCAACGGACAAGCTAAATCCAGCAATAAGATTATCATCGAAAACTTTAAAAAGAAACTAGAGGAGATTGGGGGCAAATGGGCAGAAGAGCTACCTCTGgttctctgggctgacagaaccacatcAAAGGTTGCAACGGGGCAAACCCCCTTTAGCCTGGTGTTCGGAGCAGAAGCAGTCATCCCATCTGAAGTCAGGGTCCCGacccacagatatggatgcatcacAGAAGATCGGAACCAGGTGGAAATGGCAAGCAGCCTGGACACGATAGATGAACTCAGAACCAGCGCCCAGATCAAGATGGCTTCCTACCGACAGACTGTGgctaaaagctacaacaagaacgtaaaagtaagaaCTCTGCAGGTAGGAGATCTGGTCCTGAGGAAAGTCTTTCAGAATACCAAGAACCAGCAAGCAGGGAAATTTGCCTACAACTGGGAGGGGCCATACCAAGTAGAAAGCACGGTCGGAAACGGAGCCTACCGACTCATGACTATGGAGGGGCAAATGGTTCCCGATCCCGGAATATCACCCActtga